One segment of Coregonus clupeaformis isolate EN_2021a chromosome 38, ASM2061545v1, whole genome shotgun sequence DNA contains the following:
- the LOC121554098 gene encoding histone H1-like translates to MAEVAPAPAAAAPAKAPKKKAAAKAKKAGPSVGELIVKAVTASKERSGVSLAALKKTLAAGGYDVEKNNSRVKIAVKSLVTKGTLVQTKGTGASGSFKLNKKAVEAKKPAKKAAVPKVKKVAAKKPAAAKKPKKVAAKKAVAAKKSPKKAKKPATPKKAAKSPKKVKKPAAAAKKAAKSPKKATKAAKPKAAKPKAAKAKKAAPKKK, encoded by the coding sequence atggcagaAGTCGCACCAGCACCCGCCGCCGCCGCGCCGGCAAAGGCACCCAAGAAGAAGGCAGCAGCCAAGGCCAAGAAAGCGGGACCCAGCGTAGGCGAGCTCATCGTCAAGGCTGTGACCGCTTCCAAGGAGAGGAGCGGCGTGTCCCTGGCCGCACTCAAGAAGACGCTGGCGGCAGGCGGCTACGACGTGGAGAAGAACAACTCCCGCGTCAAGATCGCAGTCAAGAGCCTCGTCACCAAGGGTACCCTGGTCCAGACCAAGGGCACCGGTGCATCCGGCTCCTTCAAGCTCAACAAGAAAGCCGTCGAGGCGAAGAAGCCCGCCAAGAAAGCCGCAGTCCCCAAAGTAAAGAAGGTGGCCGCCAAGAAGCCCGCCGCGGCGAAGAAGCCCAAGAAGGTAGCAGCCAAGAAGGCCGTCGCCGCAAAGAAGTCCCCCAAGAAGGCCAAGAAGCCCGCTACACCCAAAAAGGCCgccaagagccccaagaaggTGAAGAAGCCCGCCGCAGCGGCCAAGAAGGCAgccaagagccccaagaaggctacaaaggcagccaagcccaaagccgccaagcccaaggcagccaaggccaagaaggcagcccccaagaagaagtaa
- the LOC121554101 gene encoding histone H2A translates to MSGRGKTGGKARAKAKTRSSRAGLQFPVGRVHRLLRKGNYAERVGAGAPVYLAAVLEYLTAEILELAGNAARDNKKTRIIPRHLQLAVRNDEELNKLLGGVTIAQGGVLPNIQAVLLPKKTEKAVKAK, encoded by the coding sequence ATGAGCGGAAGAGGCAAAACCGGAGGCAAGGCCAGGGCGAAGGCAAAGACCCGTTCATCCCGTGCTGGCCTCCAGTTCCCCGTGGGCCGTGTGCACAGGCTGCTGCGCAAAGGCAACTACGCCGAGCGTGTGGGCGCTGGCGCACCAGTCTACCTGGCCGCCGTACTCGAGTACCtgactgctgagatcctggagttggcCGGCAACGCTGCCCGTGACAACAAGAAGACTCGTATCATCCCCCGTCACCTGCAACTGGCCGTCCGTAACGACGAGGAGCTGAACAAACTGCTCGGCGGTGTGACCATCGCTCAGGGTGGTGTGCTGCCCAACATCCAGGCAGTCCTACTCCCCAAGAAGACCGAGAAGGCAGTCAAAGCCAAGTAA
- the LOC121559658 gene encoding LOW QUALITY PROTEIN: histone H2B-like (The sequence of the model RefSeq protein was modified relative to this genomic sequence to represent the inferred CDS: deleted 1 base in 1 codon): protein MPEPAKSAPKKGSKKAVTKTAGKGGKKRRKSRKESYAIYVYKVLKQVHPDTGISSKAMGIMNSFVNDIFERIAGESSRLAHYNKRSTITSREIQTAVRLLLPGELAKHAVSEGTKAVTKYTSSK, encoded by the exons ATGCCCGAGCCAGCAAAGTCAGCgcccaagaagggctccaagaaAGCCGTCACCAAGACCGCAGGGAAAGGCGGCAAGAAGCGCAGAAAGTCCAGGAAGGAGAGTTACGCCATCTACGTGTACAAAGTCCTGAAGCAGGTCCACCCCGACACCGGCATCTCCTCCAAGGCCATGGGAATCATGAACTCCTTCGTGAACGACATCTTCGAG CGTATCGCCGGAGAGTCCTCTCGCCTGGCCCACTACAACAAGCGTTCTACCATCACCTCCAGGGAGATCCAGACCGCGGTACGCCTGCTACTCCCCGGTGAACTTGCCAAACACGCCGTGTCCGAGGGCACCAAGGCCGTAACCAAGTACACCAGCTCCAAGTAA